In Cicer arietinum cultivar CDC Frontier isolate Library 1 chromosome 7, Cicar.CDCFrontier_v2.0, whole genome shotgun sequence, a single window of DNA contains:
- the LOC101510636 gene encoding putative F-box/kelch-repeat protein At1g15680, translating into MDNLSDDLLIEIWCRVPFKTALRCKSISKRFLALISQLQFIERFIFHQLLHHTTAVEESDTDLQHKWHFNFISNRKLLISFFPNHHPSNPQNQISLNFLGRKFDPKLDQVARKKHVLYSRIVGFSNGLFLCKKTTCGRVYHVCNPITKHWIKLPLPPPPRTGHNKRDRVLEGFVCEPYYKVEQNTHKITFNQHRFRVVRFPCFEGTLNQILRGITKFDFEMFVFSSETGQWNKKNVSCSNGFTQCTLLLNVVAHEGFLYFMGRTSVLVYDPFNNDEKCDIINFPIGASSGDILFNGHVGVCCGKIRMACFCTIQMCVKVWELEKNEEEYSWCLLHVTCFPLPHARDCVVDELMDGRRGEIVDMGMQVRAFHPYDGDVVFFQRAHRIFLGNLKSNKFDGVGYGIHGFQSLQIVSLDLPLWPTPIPSVT; encoded by the coding sequence ATGGACAATTTATCAGATGATTTATTGATTGAGATATGGTGTCGTGTTCCATTCAAAACAGCATTGAGATGCAAATCCATCTCAAAACGCTTCTTAGCATTAATCTCACAACTTCAATTCATTGAACGATTTATTTTTCACCAATTGTTACACCATACAACAGCTGTAGAGGAATCAGATACTGACCTCCAACACAAATGgcacttcaattttatctcAAACCGAAAACTTCTCATTTCCTTCTTCCCCAATCATCATCCTTCTAATCCACAAAACCAAATATCCTTGAATTTTCTCGGCCGAAAATTCGACCCGAAACTCGACCAAGTAGCAAGAAAAAAACATGTCTTATATTCTAGAATTGTTGGATTTTCCAATGGCTTGTTTCTTTGCAAGAAAACCACATGTGGTAGAGTTTATCACGTATGCAACCCCATCACAAAACATTGGATCAAACTCCCTCTTCCTCCTCCTCCGCGGACCGGTCACAATAAACGTGACCGTGTCCTCGAAGGTTTTGTTTGTGAACCTTATTATAAGGTCGAACAAAACACACACAAAATCACTTTTAATCAACATAGGTTCAGGGTAGTTCGTTTTCCTTGTTTTGAAGGAACATTGAACCAGATTCTTCGGGGTATAACAAAGTTTGACTTTGAAATGTTTGTTTTCTCATCAGAAACAGGACAATGGAACAAAAAAAACGTGTCTTGTTCAAATGGTTTTACACAGTGTACCCTTTTGTTGAATGTAGTTGCACATGAAGGATTTTTGTATTTCATGGGAAGAACTAGTGTTCTAGTTTATGACCCTTTTAACAATGATGAAAAATgtgatataattaattttccTATTGGTGCTTCTTCAGGTGACATTCTTTTTAATGGTCATGTTGGGGTGTGTTGTGGAAAAATTCGAATGGCTTGTTTTTGTACTATTCAAATGTGTGTGAAAGTGTGGGAATTGGAAAAGAATGAAGAAGAGTATAGTTGGTGTTTGTTGCACGTGACTTGTTTTCCTCTACCACACGCGAGGGATTGTGTTGTAGATGAGTTAATGGATGGGAGAAGGGGTGAAATTGTTGATATGGGAATGCAAGTGAGAGCTTTTCATCCTTATGATGGTGATGTTGTGTTCTTCCAACGTGCTCATAGAATTTTTCTTGGAAACTTGAAGAGTAACAAGTTTGATGGTGTTGGTTATGGGATTCATGGGTTTCAATCGTTGCAAATTGTTTCGCTTGATCTTCCATTGTGGCCTACTCCAATTCCATCTGTAACATAA
- the LOC101507004 gene encoding glutathione S-transferase 3-like: protein MTLNLWIHWSQLTMGDEVVLLDFHLSMFGIRVRIALAEKGVKYEYKEEDIVNTKSALLLQMNPIHKKIPVLIHNGKPICESLIIVEYIDEVWKDKNPLLPTDSYQRAQARFWADFVDNEVHEVAKKIWTGKVGEHEKEKEKLIFNLKKLEEVLGDKPYFGGDTFGFLDIALIPFLKWFSTYEAVGNMKLDYPKLIEWGRRCLERESVSKFLSDEKEVYDFVLMYRKKIGVD from the exons ATGACACTCAACCTCTGGATACATTGGAGTCAATTAACAATGGGGGATGAGGTGGTGTTGTTGGATTTTCATCTTAGTATGTTTGGGATAAGAGTTAGGATTGCACTAGCAGAGAAAGGGGTGAAGTATGAGTACAAGGAAGAGGATATAGTGAACACCAAGAGTGCTTTGCTTCTACAAATGAACCCAATTCACAAGAAAATCCCAGTCCTTATCCATAACGGAAAACCCATTTGTGAATCACTCATTATTGTTGAGTACATTGATGAGGTCTGGAAGGATAAGAATCCACTGTTGCCCACTGATTCATATCAAAGAGCCCAAGCTAGATTTTGGGCTGATTTTGTTGATAACGAG GTGCATGAGGTTGCAAAGAAGATATGGACCGGGAAGGTGGGTGAACATGAGAAAGAAAAGGAGAAATTAATATTCAATTTGAAGAAATTGGAAGAGGTTCTTGGGGACAAGCCTTATTTTGGGGGAGACACATTTGGCTTTCTTGATATTGCTTTAATTCCTTTTTTGAAGTGGTTTTCTACTTACGAGGCAGTAGGAAATATGAAGTTAGACTACCCAAAACTCATTGAATGGGGAAGGAGATGTTTGGAGAGAGAAAGTGTGTCCAAATTTCTTTCTGATGAAAAGGAGGTTTATGACTTTGTTCTGATGTACAGGAAAAAAATTGGGGTGGATTAA
- the LOC101510958 gene encoding uncharacterized protein, which translates to MNPFQLPTATCDGCGVTPTTPLFMHTISYRAINRRFCTNCVLKQQQGTFCPICFELFDDSIIPNLRLMCIRCPSIAHRSCVLPSSTPDFAFLCPPCADPNFSYFKIDRRTIDFHATKVLAAAAQISANTLSRAATAIRLDAERRAMVAVGARKRAIEALEHFADVVAKEQEASTEEEDDSGTENSGSESSD; encoded by the coding sequence ATGAATCCTTTCCAACTCCCCACGGCGACATGCGACGGTTGCGGCGTCACTCCAACCACCCCTCTCTTCATGCACACCATCAGCTATAGAGCCATCAACCGTCGCTTCTGCACTAACTGCGTTCTCAAACAACAACAAGGCACTTTCTGCCCTATCTGCTTTGAACTCTTCGACGATTCCATTATCCCTAATCTTCGCCTCATGTGTATCCGTTGTCCTTCCATCGCTCACAGATCGTGTGTTCTTCCTTCCTCCACGCCTGATTTCGCTTTCCTCTGTCCTCCTTGCGCCGATCCTAATTTCTCTTACTTCAAAATCGATCGGAGAACTATCGATTTTCATGCTACTAAGGTTCTCGCCGCTGCTGCTCAGATTTCCGCCAATACTTTGAGCAGAGCGGCCACTGCGATTCGATTGGATGCTGAGAGGCGTGCTATGGTAGCCGTCGGAGCTAGGAAGAGAGCCATTGAGGCTCTGGAACACTTTGCCGATGTTGTAGCTAAGGAGCAAGAGGCTTCAACTGAAGAAGAGGACGATTCTGGTACTGAGAATTCTGGCTCTGAATCATCAGATTAG
- the LOC101507328 gene encoding uncharacterized protein isoform X1 has protein sequence MMEPEEWDLSAEDLDSLERDAFQKIALLRANPPSSSQQQQQPHSHSHSANPPPLKVDAFSQGSRPLPASFKSGTNNTANDEHSKELVKISVKFFLHSSGNIAAKFQYDQAVVAAFRRIPKSTWNAKERLWMFPLTSLSEAEKVLRELPGYNVQVENLDSLVQRAITAATSVPDLRDRYDKIPSYIESKLLPFQRDGIRFILQHGCRAFLADEMGLGKTLQAIAVAACVQDSWPVLILAPSALRLQWASMIQQWLNIPSSDILVVLSQSGGSNRGGFNIVSSSAKSSIHLDGLFNIISYDLVPKLQNTLMRSDFKVVIADESHFLKNAQAKRTTASLPVIKKAQYAILLSGTPALSRPIELFKQLEALYPDVYKNVHEYGNRYCKGGVFGLYQGASNHEELHNLMKATAMIRRLKKDVLSELPVKRRQQVFLDLADKDMKQINALFRELERVKAKIKASSSKEEAESLKFTQKNLINKIYTDSAEAKIPAVLDYVGTVIEAGCKFLIFAHHLPMIDAIHEFLLKKKVGCIRIDGGTPSGSRQQLVTEFQEKDAIKAAVLSIKAGGVGLTLTAASTVIFAELSWTPGDLIQAEDRVHRIGQVSSVNIYYLLANDTVDDIIWDVVQSKLDNLGQMLDGHENTLKVSADEPVSSPSKQKTLDQFVRRCDNSKGGLEQQSTPKRPRY, from the exons ATGATGGAACCAGAAGAGTGGGACTTGAGCGCTGAAGACCTTGATTCCCTCGAAAGAGACGCTTTCCAGAAGATTGCTCTACTCCGCGCCAACCCTCCTTCTTcttctcaacaacaacaacaaccccATTCTCATTCTCATTCTGCAAACCCCCCTCCTCTAAAA GTTGACGCTTTCTCTCAAGGATCTAGACCACTTCCCGCCTCATTCAAATCAGGAACAAACAACACTGCCAATG ATGAACATTCTAAAGAATTGGTCAAAATTTCGGTCAAATTTTTCCTCCATTCCAGTGGAAATATTGCAGCAAAGTTTCAATATGATCAG GCAGTAGTTGCTGCTTTTAGAAGAATCCCTAAATCTACTTGGAATGCCAAAGAGCG GTTATGGATGTTCCCTCTAACTTCTTTGTCAGAAGCAGAAAAGGTTCTTAGAGAATTACCTGGTTATAATGTTCAG GTGGAGAACTTAGATTCCTTAGTGCAACGAGCTATTACCGCTGCCACTTCTGTTCCTGATCTTCGAG atcgATATGATAAGATCCCAAGCTATATTGAATCAAAGCTTTTGCCATTTCAGCGGGATGGTATAAG GTTTATATTGCAGCATGGATGTCGTGCTTTTTTAGCGGATGAAATGGGACTGGGGAAAACGTTGCAG GCCATTGCTGTAGCTGCATGCGTTCAGGATTCATGGCCTGTTCTCATACTTGCACCATCTGCGTTACGCTTGCAATGGGCTTCT ATGATTCAACAATGGCTGAATATTCCTTCATCAGATATACTT GTTGTCTTATCTCAAAGTGGTGGATCAAATAGAGGTGGTTTCAATATAGTATCTTCAAGTGCCAAAAGCAGCATCCATCTGGATGGACTATTCAACATTATCTCATATGATTTGGTGCCAAAGCTGCAAAATACGCTTATGAGGTCTGACTTTAAG GTTGTAATTGCCGATGAATCACACTTTCTGAAAAATGCTCAGGCAAAGAGGACAACTGCCTCTCTTCCGGTTATAAAG AAAGCTCAATATGCAATATTGCTTAGTGGAACTCCTGCTCTATCCCGACCAATTGAACTATTCAAGCAG CTGGAAGCTTTGTATCCTGATGTGTATAAGAATGTTCATGAATATGGTAACCGGTATTGCAAGGGT GGAGTTTTTGGACTTTATCAAGGGGCAAGTAACCATGAAGAATTGCACAATTTGATGAAGGCAACAGCTATGATTCGGAGGCTTAAAAAGGATGTTCTTTCTGAACTTCCTGTAAAGCGTAGGCAACAA GTCTTCCTAGACTTGGCCGACAAAGACATGAAGCAAATCAATGCTCTATTTCGTGAG TTGGAGAGGGTAAAAGCCAAAATTAAGGCATCTAGCTCAAAAGAGGAGGCTGAATCACTCAAGTTCACACAAAAGAATCTTATCAACAAG ATTTATACCGATTCTGCGGAAGCCAAGATTCCAGCTGTTCTTGATTATGTTGGAACTGTCATTGAG GCAGGTTGCAAGTTTCTTATATTTGCACACCATCTACCAATGATTGATGCGATACACGAGTTTCTTCTT AAAAAAAAGGTTGGTTGCATCCGGATTGATGGAGGTACGCCTTCTGGATCAAGGCAACAATTAGTTACAGAGTTTCAGGAAAAGGATGCTATTAAGGCAGCTGTG CTGTCTATTAAAGCTGGAGGAGTTGGGTTAACTTTGACTGCTGCCAGCACAGTCATCTTTGCAGAATTGTCTTGGACTCCTGGTGATCTAATTCAGGCTGAAGACCGTGTACATAGAATTGGCCAG GTATCTTCAGTAAATATATACTACTTGCTGGCAAATGACActgttgatgatatcatatg GGACGTAGTGCAAAGCAAACTGGATAATTTGGGGCAG ATGCTTGATGGCCATGAGAACACCTTAAAGGTCTCAGCTGATGAGCCAGTGAGTAGCCCTTCAAAGCAGAAAACTCTTGACCAATTTGTCAGAAGATGTGACAACAGCAAGGGTGGATTGGAACAACAGTCGACCCCCAAACGTCCCCGGTACTGA
- the LOC101507328 gene encoding uncharacterized protein isoform X2, whose amino-acid sequence MFPLTSLSEAEKVLRELPGYNVQVENLDSLVQRAITAATSVPDLRDRYDKIPSYIESKLLPFQRDGIRFILQHGCRAFLADEMGLGKTLQAIAVAACVQDSWPVLILAPSALRLQWASMIQQWLNIPSSDILVVLSQSGGSNRGGFNIVSSSAKSSIHLDGLFNIISYDLVPKLQNTLMRSDFKVVIADESHFLKNAQAKRTTASLPVIKKAQYAILLSGTPALSRPIELFKQLEALYPDVYKNVHEYGNRYCKGGVFGLYQGASNHEELHNLMKATAMIRRLKKDVLSELPVKRRQQVFLDLADKDMKQINALFRELERVKAKIKASSSKEEAESLKFTQKNLINKIYTDSAEAKIPAVLDYVGTVIEAGCKFLIFAHHLPMIDAIHEFLLKKKVGCIRIDGGTPSGSRQQLVTEFQEKDAIKAAVLSIKAGGVGLTLTAASTVIFAELSWTPGDLIQAEDRVHRIGQVSSVNIYYLLANDTVDDIIWDVVQSKLDNLGQMLDGHENTLKVSADEPVSSPSKQKTLDQFVRRCDNSKGGLEQQSTPKRPRY is encoded by the exons ATGTTCCCTCTAACTTCTTTGTCAGAAGCAGAAAAGGTTCTTAGAGAATTACCTGGTTATAATGTTCAG GTGGAGAACTTAGATTCCTTAGTGCAACGAGCTATTACCGCTGCCACTTCTGTTCCTGATCTTCGAG atcgATATGATAAGATCCCAAGCTATATTGAATCAAAGCTTTTGCCATTTCAGCGGGATGGTATAAG GTTTATATTGCAGCATGGATGTCGTGCTTTTTTAGCGGATGAAATGGGACTGGGGAAAACGTTGCAG GCCATTGCTGTAGCTGCATGCGTTCAGGATTCATGGCCTGTTCTCATACTTGCACCATCTGCGTTACGCTTGCAATGGGCTTCT ATGATTCAACAATGGCTGAATATTCCTTCATCAGATATACTT GTTGTCTTATCTCAAAGTGGTGGATCAAATAGAGGTGGTTTCAATATAGTATCTTCAAGTGCCAAAAGCAGCATCCATCTGGATGGACTATTCAACATTATCTCATATGATTTGGTGCCAAAGCTGCAAAATACGCTTATGAGGTCTGACTTTAAG GTTGTAATTGCCGATGAATCACACTTTCTGAAAAATGCTCAGGCAAAGAGGACAACTGCCTCTCTTCCGGTTATAAAG AAAGCTCAATATGCAATATTGCTTAGTGGAACTCCTGCTCTATCCCGACCAATTGAACTATTCAAGCAG CTGGAAGCTTTGTATCCTGATGTGTATAAGAATGTTCATGAATATGGTAACCGGTATTGCAAGGGT GGAGTTTTTGGACTTTATCAAGGGGCAAGTAACCATGAAGAATTGCACAATTTGATGAAGGCAACAGCTATGATTCGGAGGCTTAAAAAGGATGTTCTTTCTGAACTTCCTGTAAAGCGTAGGCAACAA GTCTTCCTAGACTTGGCCGACAAAGACATGAAGCAAATCAATGCTCTATTTCGTGAG TTGGAGAGGGTAAAAGCCAAAATTAAGGCATCTAGCTCAAAAGAGGAGGCTGAATCACTCAAGTTCACACAAAAGAATCTTATCAACAAG ATTTATACCGATTCTGCGGAAGCCAAGATTCCAGCTGTTCTTGATTATGTTGGAACTGTCATTGAG GCAGGTTGCAAGTTTCTTATATTTGCACACCATCTACCAATGATTGATGCGATACACGAGTTTCTTCTT AAAAAAAAGGTTGGTTGCATCCGGATTGATGGAGGTACGCCTTCTGGATCAAGGCAACAATTAGTTACAGAGTTTCAGGAAAAGGATGCTATTAAGGCAGCTGTG CTGTCTATTAAAGCTGGAGGAGTTGGGTTAACTTTGACTGCTGCCAGCACAGTCATCTTTGCAGAATTGTCTTGGACTCCTGGTGATCTAATTCAGGCTGAAGACCGTGTACATAGAATTGGCCAG GTATCTTCAGTAAATATATACTACTTGCTGGCAAATGACActgttgatgatatcatatg GGACGTAGTGCAAAGCAAACTGGATAATTTGGGGCAG ATGCTTGATGGCCATGAGAACACCTTAAAGGTCTCAGCTGATGAGCCAGTGAGTAGCCCTTCAAAGCAGAAAACTCTTGACCAATTTGTCAGAAGATGTGACAACAGCAAGGGTGGATTGGAACAACAGTCGACCCCCAAACGTCCCCGGTACTGA
- the LOC101507328 gene encoding uncharacterized protein isoform X3, with product MTTICCPRVRITEDVENLDSLVQRAITAATSVPDLRDRYDKIPSYIESKLLPFQRDGIRFILQHGCRAFLADEMGLGKTLQAIAVAACVQDSWPVLILAPSALRLQWASMIQQWLNIPSSDILVVLSQSGGSNRGGFNIVSSSAKSSIHLDGLFNIISYDLVPKLQNTLMRSDFKVVIADESHFLKNAQAKRTTASLPVIKKAQYAILLSGTPALSRPIELFKQLEALYPDVYKNVHEYGNRYCKGGVFGLYQGASNHEELHNLMKATAMIRRLKKDVLSELPVKRRQQVFLDLADKDMKQINALFRELERVKAKIKASSSKEEAESLKFTQKNLINKIYTDSAEAKIPAVLDYVGTVIEAGCKFLIFAHHLPMIDAIHEFLLKKKVGCIRIDGGTPSGSRQQLVTEFQEKDAIKAAVLSIKAGGVGLTLTAASTVIFAELSWTPGDLIQAEDRVHRIGQVSSVNIYYLLANDTVDDIIWDVVQSKLDNLGQMLDGHENTLKVSADEPVSSPSKQKTLDQFVRRCDNSKGGLEQQSTPKRPRY from the exons ATGACAACAATCTGTTGTCCTAGAGTGAGGATTACTGAGGAT GTGGAGAACTTAGATTCCTTAGTGCAACGAGCTATTACCGCTGCCACTTCTGTTCCTGATCTTCGAG atcgATATGATAAGATCCCAAGCTATATTGAATCAAAGCTTTTGCCATTTCAGCGGGATGGTATAAG GTTTATATTGCAGCATGGATGTCGTGCTTTTTTAGCGGATGAAATGGGACTGGGGAAAACGTTGCAG GCCATTGCTGTAGCTGCATGCGTTCAGGATTCATGGCCTGTTCTCATACTTGCACCATCTGCGTTACGCTTGCAATGGGCTTCT ATGATTCAACAATGGCTGAATATTCCTTCATCAGATATACTT GTTGTCTTATCTCAAAGTGGTGGATCAAATAGAGGTGGTTTCAATATAGTATCTTCAAGTGCCAAAAGCAGCATCCATCTGGATGGACTATTCAACATTATCTCATATGATTTGGTGCCAAAGCTGCAAAATACGCTTATGAGGTCTGACTTTAAG GTTGTAATTGCCGATGAATCACACTTTCTGAAAAATGCTCAGGCAAAGAGGACAACTGCCTCTCTTCCGGTTATAAAG AAAGCTCAATATGCAATATTGCTTAGTGGAACTCCTGCTCTATCCCGACCAATTGAACTATTCAAGCAG CTGGAAGCTTTGTATCCTGATGTGTATAAGAATGTTCATGAATATGGTAACCGGTATTGCAAGGGT GGAGTTTTTGGACTTTATCAAGGGGCAAGTAACCATGAAGAATTGCACAATTTGATGAAGGCAACAGCTATGATTCGGAGGCTTAAAAAGGATGTTCTTTCTGAACTTCCTGTAAAGCGTAGGCAACAA GTCTTCCTAGACTTGGCCGACAAAGACATGAAGCAAATCAATGCTCTATTTCGTGAG TTGGAGAGGGTAAAAGCCAAAATTAAGGCATCTAGCTCAAAAGAGGAGGCTGAATCACTCAAGTTCACACAAAAGAATCTTATCAACAAG ATTTATACCGATTCTGCGGAAGCCAAGATTCCAGCTGTTCTTGATTATGTTGGAACTGTCATTGAG GCAGGTTGCAAGTTTCTTATATTTGCACACCATCTACCAATGATTGATGCGATACACGAGTTTCTTCTT AAAAAAAAGGTTGGTTGCATCCGGATTGATGGAGGTACGCCTTCTGGATCAAGGCAACAATTAGTTACAGAGTTTCAGGAAAAGGATGCTATTAAGGCAGCTGTG CTGTCTATTAAAGCTGGAGGAGTTGGGTTAACTTTGACTGCTGCCAGCACAGTCATCTTTGCAGAATTGTCTTGGACTCCTGGTGATCTAATTCAGGCTGAAGACCGTGTACATAGAATTGGCCAG GTATCTTCAGTAAATATATACTACTTGCTGGCAAATGACActgttgatgatatcatatg GGACGTAGTGCAAAGCAAACTGGATAATTTGGGGCAG ATGCTTGATGGCCATGAGAACACCTTAAAGGTCTCAGCTGATGAGCCAGTGAGTAGCCCTTCAAAGCAGAAAACTCTTGACCAATTTGTCAGAAGATGTGACAACAGCAAGGGTGGATTGGAACAACAGTCGACCCCCAAACGTCCCCGGTACTGA
- the LOC105852459 gene encoding diacylglycerol O-acyltransferase 3-1, translating into MQGGGEELLRELEKVRAEEKELKKKMKQEKKAKHKASKMKTCDESSSSSSSESESSNSDCDEVVDMNNFRGAGVATKPVDELELQTNIDVEESNPHHHVMDLCSTNDASLVVAINKDANVVIPTAQKRIEVCMGNKCKKSGAAALLQEFEKVVGVEGDGSVIGCKCMGKCKSAPNVRIQNYVDHGMAQGLDDSVKVPSNPLCIGVGLEDVDTIVARFLGENHKDMDMAAATS; encoded by the coding sequence ATGCAGGGTGGTGGTGAGGAATTACTGAGAGAGCTAGAGAAAGTAAGAGCAGAGGAGAAggaattgaagaaaaaaatgaaacaagaGAAAAAGGCTAAACATAAAGCCTCCAAGATGAAAACTTGTGATGAATCTTCTTCGTCGTCATCGTCTGAATCTGAGTCAAGTAACAGTGACTGTGATGAGGTGGTTGACATGAACAACTTCAGAGGAGCTGGTGTTGCCACAAAGCCAGTGGATGAATTGGAATTGCAGACAAATATTGATGTTGAAGAGTCCAATCCACATCATCATGTCATGGATTTGTGTTCTACAAATGATGCTTCTCTTGTCGTTGCTATTAACAAAGATGCTAATGTGGTTATCCCTACAGCTCAAAAGAGGATTGAGGTGTGCATGGgtaataaatgcaaaaaatcAGGGGCTGCGGCATTGTTACAAGAGTTTGAGAAGGTGGTGGGTGTTGAAGGCGATGGCTCTGTTATTGGATGTAAGTGTATGGGGAAGTGTAAAAGTGCTCCTAATGTGAGAATTCAGAATTATGTGGATCATGGCATGGCTCAGGGACTTGATGATTCTGTTAAGGTTCCAAGCAACCCTCTCTGTATTGGGGTTGGTTTGGAGGATGTGGATACTATTGTGGCTAGGTTTTTAGGGGAGAATCATAAAGATATGGATATGGCTGCTGCAACTTCTTGA